From the genome of Nomia melanderi isolate GNS246 chromosome 14, iyNomMela1, whole genome shotgun sequence, one region includes:
- the O-fut2 gene encoding O-fucosyltransferase 2 — MQNNSKYDQKEGFFPSRKYIVYINQSYINVRELNHFTLFILNSCVYCTHNHYNLKMLNLLCFRTLCLILFYINFIHSTTENAFCNQIDEYGETDNNCNIQTHYSKNRYILYDINPPEGFNLRRDVYIRVAVFIKNLVKHEKEFRWKLVLPPWGNLYHWRTKNIGSQTQLPWGLFFDITSLQKYIPVIEMYQFLQEYPSKEKHTQLDVMHILENDEEMFKTGKFEDKNEIVECTAESLQYNKVESVRHGRSFWGYHNISFETVKCIKFHGMISDLKKNLKPNIYRSVMFDHMEIALHDFYGSQEYWTARRSMRYNSELYKIANVFREGFLNSTDKTDNTERPNDWTQEKSRRNALGGPYIATHLRRRDFVFGRSSTVPTIKSAAFQLKEKLDKLGLKLLFVATDATEEEFNELKEYLFEYTVLRFIPSDYVLNKFKDGGIAIIDQIICSYARYFMGTYESTFTFRIQEDREIIGFLTETTFNVLCKDNRKCSSTGQWEIVW, encoded by the exons ATGCAAAATAACTCTAAATACGATCAAAAAGAAGGATTCTTTCCTTCAAGAaagtatattgtttatataaaccAATCATACATTAATGTCAgagaattaaatcattttacattgtttattttaaattcttgtGTCTATTGTACTCATAACCACTATAACCTCAAAATGTTAAACTTGTTATGCTTCAGAACACTATgtcttatattattttatattaattttatacacagTACTACTGAAAATGCATTTTGTAATCAAATAGATGAATACGGAGAGACTGataataattgcaacattcaAACACATTACTCAAAGAATcg TTACATTCTTTACGATATTAATCCACCGGAGGGATTTAATCTCAGAAGAGATGTTTACATTCGCGTagcagtttttataaaaaatttagttAAACATGAGAAAGAATTTAGGTGGAAATTAGTTTTACCACCATGGG gTAATTTATATCATTGGCGAACTAAGAACATAGGATCTCAAACACAGTTGCCTTGGGgcttattttttgatattacaagcttacaaaaatatattcctgTGATTGAAATGTATCAGTTTTTACAAG AGTATCCTTCGAAAGAGAAGCATACACAACTTGATGTTATGCATATACTAGAAAATGacgaagaaatgtttaaaacagGTAAATTTGAAGACAAAAATGAAATAGTAGAATGTACTGCTGAATCtttacaatacaataaagtgGAATCTGTAAGACATGGCAGATCCTTTTGGGGATATCATAATATTAGTTTTGAAActgttaaatgtattaaatttcatGGAATGATATCagatttaaaaaagaatcttAAGCCTAATATTTACAG GTCTGTAATGTTTGATCATATGGAAATTGCATTACATGATTTCTATGGCTCGCAAGAATATTGGACAGCACGGCGCAGCATGAGATACAATtctgaattatacaaaattgcTAATGTATTCCGAGAAGGTTTTCTCAATTCAACAGATAAGACTGATAACACAGAAAGGCCAAATGATTGGACTCAAGAAAAG AGTAGAAGAAACGCGCTTGGTGGACCATACATAGCTACTCATTTAAGACGACGTGATTTCGTTTTTGGCCGTTCTTCAACAGTACCAACAATAAAATCTGCTGCTTTTCAGTTGAAGGAAAAATTGGATAAACTTGGATTGAAACTTTTGTTCGTTGCTACAGATGCTACAGAAGAAG AATTCAATGaacttaaagaatatttatttgaatatacagTACTAAGGTTCATTCCATCGGATTATGTATTGAACAAATTTAAAGATGGTGGTATAGCCATTATTGACCAAATCATTTGTTCCTATGCTAG GTACTTCATGGGAACATATGAATCAACATTCACCTTTAGGATACAAGAAGATAGAGAGATTATTGGTTTTCTGACTGAAACAACATTTAATGTTTTATGTAAAGATAATAGAAAATGTAGCTCAACTGGACAATGGGAAATTGTCtggtaa
- the Pldn gene encoding biogenesis of lysosomal organelles complex 1 subunit pallidin isoform X1: MMTDIEETEAKKVQSQIEKHDIEEDQQDFSEAAKKLAEGLLSIYQSPLEQVHRELNEITSKQETLFNQMQAENEKLQEIFDDVDLNEMFQTIKVYQGKLTFIKKEMASIHERTFKLKKRALRLQQVKQKEALNREQQREQESQREQDLIGKPVVS, translated from the exons atgatgacTGATATAGAAGAAACAGAAGCAAAGAAGGTTCAATCTCAGATTGAAAAACATGATAT tGAGGAAGACCAGCAGGATTTTTCTGAAGCTGCGAAGAAATTAGCTGAAGGACTTTTAAGTATTTATCAGTCACCACTGGAGCAAGTTCATAGAGAACTAAATGAAATAAC GAGCAAACAAGAAACTCTATTCAATCAGATGCAAGCTGAGAATGAAAAACTTCAAGAAATTTTTGATGATGTTGATTTAAATGAAATG TTTCAAACGATAAAAGTTTATCAGGGAAAActgacttttataaaaaaagagaTGGCTTCCATTCATGAGCGTACATTTAAGTTAAAA AAACGAGCATTAAGATTACAACAAGTGAAACAAAAAGAGGCCTTGAATAGGGAACAACAGAGAGAGCAGGAAAGTCAACGTGAACAAGATTTAATTGGTAAACCTGTAGTAAGTTAA
- the Pldn gene encoding biogenesis of lysosomal organelles complex 1 subunit pallidin isoform X2: MMTDIEETEAKKVQSQIEKHDIEEDQQDFSEAAKKLAEGLLSIYQSPLEQVHRELNEITSKQETLFNQMQAENEKLQEIFDDVDLNEMKRALRLQQVKQKEALNREQQREQESQREQDLIGKPVVS; the protein is encoded by the exons atgatgacTGATATAGAAGAAACAGAAGCAAAGAAGGTTCAATCTCAGATTGAAAAACATGATAT tGAGGAAGACCAGCAGGATTTTTCTGAAGCTGCGAAGAAATTAGCTGAAGGACTTTTAAGTATTTATCAGTCACCACTGGAGCAAGTTCATAGAGAACTAAATGAAATAAC GAGCAAACAAGAAACTCTATTCAATCAGATGCAAGCTGAGAATGAAAAACTTCAAGAAATTTTTGATGATGTTGATTTAAATGAAATG AAACGAGCATTAAGATTACAACAAGTGAAACAAAAAGAGGCCTTGAATAGGGAACAACAGAGAGAGCAGGAAAGTCAACGTGAACAAGATTTAATTGGTAAACCTGTAGTAAGTTAA